In Zingiber officinale cultivar Zhangliang chromosome 8B, Zo_v1.1, whole genome shotgun sequence, a single genomic region encodes these proteins:
- the LOC122015368 gene encoding protein NEGATIVE REGULATOR OF RESISTANCE-like, with protein sequence MILPDALYFSPSPTTASIMEIAAAERRRRKREPGDAVGAERPAARRRSATTEDVTDDEVEEFFAILSRMREATRLLAPSAAAGREAAKAESAPRWRPAFEREDFEEAGAAESASRRRDRRSVASEGWERSRKAAAEREDGYDEEERVAENGTAGRSLDLNEEPAGDE encoded by the coding sequence ATGATTCTCCCAGATGCGCTTTACTTTTCCCCGTCTCCAACAACCGCTTCGATTATGGAGATCGCCGCggcggagaggaggaggaggaagcgtGAACCGGGCGACGCAGTGGGCGCGGAACGGCCGGCAGCTCGGCGACGCTCGGCGACGACGGAGGACGTCACGGACGACGAGGTCGAGGAGTTCTTCGCCATCCTCAGCCGGATGCGCGAGGCGACCCGGTTACTTGCCCCGAGCGCCGCCGCGGGCAGGGAGGCGGCGAAGGCGGAGTCCGCTCCGCGGTGGCGGCCGGCGTtcgagcgcgaggacttcgagGAGGCAGGCGCAGCAGAGTCCGCCTCGCGGCGGAGGGACCGGAGGAGCGTGGCGAGCGAGGGGTGGGAGAGATCGAGGAAGGCGGCGGCGGAGAGGGAGGACGGCTACGACGAGGAGGAAAGGGTGGCGGAGAACGGAACGGCAGGGCGCTCCCTCGATCTGAACGAGGAGCCAGCTGGCGATGAGTGA
- the LOC122015367 gene encoding NAC domain-containing protein 79-like yields the protein MEEKLLPPGFRFHPTDEELITYYLTGKVTEIGFVTEAIADVDLNKCDPWDLPGKASMGEKEWYFFSIKDRKYPTGLRINRATESGYWKTTGKDKEIFHRRVLVGMKKTLVFYKGRAPTGEKTNWVMHEYKLIHTKLPYSAITKEEWVVCRVFKKSCSGKIIKPQPSPLQASLDYYSSCNNFTSLNASNLNDFVSTSSTIGSQKPLQLPNYNGEWIQGLLGAGIVPEMMKASLPAIHHIVQPHQARAETMQAAAMSDVASLGSCVAQGDNNLDGVSTQEILWRDY from the exons ATGGAGGAGAAGCTGCTTCCTCCTGGGTTTAGGTTTCATCCCACCGATGAGGAGCTCATCACCTACTATTTGACTGGAAAGGTCACCGAGATTGGATTTGTCACCGAAGCTATTGCAGATGTTGATCTCAACAAGTGCGATCCTTGGGATCTCCCGG GGAAGGCGAGTATGGGGGAGAAAGAGTGGTACTTCTTTAGCATAAAGGATCGAAAATATCCGACGGGGCTTCGTATCAATCGAGCCACAGAGTCGGGTTATTGGAAGACCACCGGCAAGGACAAAGAGATCTTTCATCGTCGAGTCTTGGTCGGGATGAAGAAAACCTTGGTGTTCTACAAGGGCAGAGCCCCCACGGGCGAGAAGACCAACTGGGTGATGCACGAGTACAAACTAATCCACACTAAGCTTCCCTACAGTGCAATTACAAAG GAAGAATGGGTGGTGTGCAGGGTCTTCAAAAAGAGTTGCAGCGGGAAGATTATTAAGCCACAACCAAGCCCTCTACAAGCGTCACTGGATTATTATTCCTCGTGCAACAATTTCACCTCACTCAATGCGTCCAATTTAAACGATTTCGTGAGCACCAGCTCAACAATTGGCTCGCAGAAGCCTTTGCAGCTACCAAATTACAACGGTGAGTGGATCCAAGGCCTGTTGGGCGCTGGAATCGTCCCAGAAATGATGAAGGCTTCGTTGCCGGCGATCCATCATATTGTTCAACCTCATCAGGCACGAGCTGAAACAATGCAAGCGGCTGCAATGTCGGACGTCGCCAGCTTGGGCTCGTGCGTGGCTCAGGGCGACAACAATTTGGACGGCGTTTCTACGCAGGAAATACTTTGGAGAGATTACTAA